A window from Aeromonas rivipollensis encodes these proteins:
- the ispE gene encoding 4-(cytidine 5'-diphospho)-2-C-methyl-D-erythritol kinase, whose amino-acid sequence MSLPDQSAPKTAIRWPAPAKLNLFLHVNGRRPDGYHELQTLFIFLNHGDWLEFEPLADTDLLTLSPAIPGVPDEQNLIIRAARLLQGRLPSPMGAHIRLEKLLPMGGGIGGGSSDAATTLVALNHLWQAGLGEDELAELGVQLGADVPVFVRGRAAFAEGVGEKLQPVELPSAWYLVLKPDCHVATAAVFQDPELPRNTPRMTLHNLLEGVWKNDCELLVKKRHPEVANALGWLLEYAPSRMTGTGACVFAQFEDEVAARKVLARVPEGWDGFVAKGENISPLFATLQQVSDWGIAKR is encoded by the coding sequence ATGAGCCTCCCAGACCAGAGCGCGCCGAAGACGGCGATCCGCTGGCCGGCGCCGGCCAAGCTCAACCTCTTCCTGCACGTCAACGGCCGCCGTCCCGACGGCTATCACGAGCTGCAGACCCTGTTCATCTTCCTCAATCACGGCGACTGGCTGGAATTCGAGCCGCTCGCCGATACCGACCTGCTCACCCTGAGCCCGGCCATCCCCGGGGTGCCGGATGAACAGAATCTCATCATCCGTGCCGCCCGCCTGTTGCAGGGGAGGCTGCCAAGCCCGATGGGGGCCCATATCCGGCTGGAGAAGTTGTTGCCCATGGGGGGTGGCATCGGCGGCGGCTCCTCTGACGCCGCCACGACGCTGGTGGCCCTGAATCATCTCTGGCAGGCGGGGCTCGGCGAAGACGAGCTGGCGGAACTCGGGGTGCAGCTGGGGGCCGACGTGCCCGTGTTCGTGCGCGGCCGGGCCGCCTTTGCGGAAGGGGTCGGGGAGAAGCTGCAGCCGGTCGAGCTGCCGAGCGCCTGGTATCTGGTGCTCAAACCCGATTGTCATGTGGCAACGGCGGCAGTTTTTCAGGATCCCGAGCTGCCCCGCAACACCCCCAGGATGACATTGCACAACCTGCTGGAAGGGGTGTGGAAAAACGATTGCGAATTGCTGGTGAAAAAGCGCCACCCCGAGGTTGCCAATGCGCTCGGCTGGTTGCTAGAATACGCGCCGTCAAGAATGACGGGCACTGGCGCCTGCGTCTTTGCTCAATTTGAAGACGAAGTGGCTGCTCGGAAGGTGTTGGCAAGGGTGCCGGAAGGCTGGGATGGGTTTGTCGCCAAGGGCGAGAACATATCACCACTCTTCGCCACTTTGCAACAAGTCAGTGATTGGGGTATCGCCAAGCGGTAA
- a CDS encoding ribose-phosphate pyrophosphokinase: MPDMKLFAGNATPELAQKIADRLFIKLGNAAVGRFSDGEISVQINENVRGGDIFIIQSTCAPTNDNLMELIVMVDALRRASAGRITAVIPYFGYARQDRRVRSARVPITAKVVADFLSSVGVDRVLTVDLHAEQIQGFFDVPVDNVFGSPVLLEDMLSKNLESPVVVSPDIGGVVRARAIAKLLDDTDIAIIDKRRPRPNVSQVMHLIGDVAGRDCVIVDDMIDTGGTLCKAAEALKERGAKRVFAYATHPVFSGTAVENIKNSVIDELIITDSIPLTAEMKAVGKVKQLTLSSVLAEAIRRISNEESISAMFEH; encoded by the coding sequence GTGCCTGACATGAAGCTGTTTGCTGGTAACGCAACGCCGGAACTAGCCCAGAAGATCGCAGATCGCCTGTTTATCAAACTCGGCAATGCTGCCGTAGGTCGCTTTAGCGACGGCGAGATCAGCGTACAGATCAATGAGAATGTACGCGGTGGCGATATCTTCATCATTCAATCCACCTGTGCCCCGACCAACGACAATTTGATGGAATTGATCGTCATGGTGGATGCACTGCGTCGTGCTTCAGCTGGCCGTATCACTGCCGTTATTCCCTACTTTGGTTATGCCCGTCAGGACCGTCGCGTCCGCTCCGCCCGAGTGCCCATCACCGCCAAGGTCGTCGCCGACTTCCTCTCCAGCGTGGGTGTGGATCGCGTGCTGACCGTTGACCTGCATGCCGAGCAAATCCAGGGCTTCTTCGATGTCCCCGTAGACAACGTGTTCGGCAGCCCTGTGTTGCTGGAAGACATGCTGTCCAAGAACCTCGAGTCTCCTGTTGTCGTATCGCCGGACATCGGCGGCGTGGTCCGTGCCCGTGCCATCGCCAAGCTGCTGGACGACACCGACATCGCCATCATCGACAAGCGTCGTCCCCGCCCGAACGTCTCCCAGGTCATGCACCTGATCGGCGACGTGGCCGGCCGTGACTGCGTCATCGTCGACGACATGATCGATACCGGCGGCACCCTGTGCAAGGCGGCCGAAGCGTTGAAAGAGCGTGGCGCCAAGCGTGTATTCGCCTATGCGACCCACCCTGTCTTCTCCGGCACCGCCGTGGAAAACATCAAGAACTCGGTCATCGACGAGCTGATCATCACCGACTCTATCCCGCTCACCGCCGAGATGAAGGCCGTCGGCAAGGTCAAGCAGCTGACGCTCTCCTCCGTGCTGGCCGAAGCCATACGTCGTATCAGCAACGAAGAGTCCATCTCTGCCATGTTTGAGCATTGA
- a CDS encoding bifunctional metallophosphatase/5'-nucleotidase, translating into MKCLRLLTLLPLCALLSACLTGQQDPPFTLTLAHMNDTHSQFDPVNAELKGPLFGKQGETDTLYTRLGGYPRLLTMTKAYQAEALAKNQPLLLLHGGDAWQGSGYFKLNEGMANAELLSQFGFDAMALGNHEFDLDNQKLARFIQGVNFPVLAANLDGRDDPDLRQASNLKPFVVYAFDGNQKSPVTDLAHLPADKQLVAVIGLVLEDMANISPNVGKLRFAKEVASAQATVDLLQARGINRIVALTHIGNARDLALAAKVNGLDAIVGGHSHSLLGDFRNVGWGKTGEYAQLVTNPDGVGLTCVVQAGSYAQAIGLARVSFDAQGRVIACKGQNQLLASRDFFADPARQQRLDKTRSQQAGKFIDAQPNLVTVDEDPRLRGLIDSHYKPALEQAYGPVIGTLPEPLQNARRPGDNGSDNHGSDVAPLVAEGQYVWANTPQVQALTGGPVDFALLAVGGVRADLPAGELRQGEAALSLLPFKNPLSVLTLSGAEVRALLTETITATLPANAHAGKFPYGGHLRYTFKETEAGKAGHLTRLQWQTAEGQWQDLVNGRRYRVVTNAYSANGNDGWQALARAQRQSAESQSTERVDLAWVAGQLTAFPVLAVAKRGEQLGAVYGPGEALDCKAANVDCGTDAASFVDYVRYARPLVTALDEETVTLLRAGQVDAP; encoded by the coding sequence ATGAAGTGCTTGCGTCTCCTCACTCTCCTCCCGCTGTGCGCCCTGCTCTCTGCCTGCCTGACCGGCCAGCAGGATCCGCCCTTCACCCTGACCCTGGCACACATGAACGACACCCACTCCCAGTTCGACCCGGTCAACGCCGAGCTGAAGGGGCCTCTCTTCGGCAAGCAGGGGGAAACCGACACCCTCTACACCCGCCTTGGCGGCTATCCCCGCCTGCTCACCATGACGAAGGCCTACCAGGCCGAGGCGCTCGCCAAGAACCAGCCGCTGTTGCTGCTGCACGGGGGCGACGCCTGGCAGGGCAGCGGCTACTTCAAGCTCAACGAGGGGATGGCCAATGCCGAGTTGCTGAGCCAGTTCGGCTTCGATGCCATGGCCCTTGGCAACCACGAGTTCGATCTCGACAACCAGAAGCTGGCCCGCTTCATCCAGGGGGTGAACTTCCCGGTGCTGGCCGCCAACCTGGACGGCCGCGACGACCCGGACCTGCGCCAGGCCAGCAACCTCAAGCCCTTCGTGGTCTATGCCTTCGATGGCAACCAGAAGAGCCCGGTCACCGATCTCGCCCACCTGCCCGCAGACAAGCAGCTGGTCGCCGTCATCGGGCTGGTGCTGGAGGACATGGCCAACATCTCCCCCAACGTCGGCAAGCTGCGCTTTGCCAAAGAAGTGGCCTCGGCCCAGGCCACGGTCGACTTGCTGCAGGCCAGGGGGATCAACCGGATAGTGGCCCTCACCCACATCGGCAACGCCCGGGATCTCGCGCTGGCGGCCAAGGTGAACGGCCTCGATGCCATAGTCGGCGGCCACTCCCACAGCCTGCTCGGTGACTTTCGCAACGTCGGCTGGGGCAAGACGGGGGAATACGCCCAGCTGGTCACCAATCCGGACGGCGTGGGTCTGACCTGCGTGGTGCAGGCGGGATCCTATGCCCAGGCCATCGGTCTTGCCCGGGTCAGCTTCGACGCCCAGGGCCGGGTCATCGCCTGCAAGGGTCAGAACCAGCTGCTGGCCAGCCGCGACTTCTTCGCCGATCCAGCCCGCCAGCAGAGGCTGGACAAGACCCGCAGCCAGCAGGCCGGCAAGTTCATCGACGCCCAGCCCAACCTGGTGACGGTGGATGAAGATCCGCGCCTGCGCGGCCTCATCGACAGCCACTACAAGCCGGCGCTGGAGCAGGCCTACGGCCCCGTCATCGGCACCCTTCCCGAGCCACTGCAAAATGCCCGCCGCCCCGGCGACAACGGCAGCGACAACCACGGCTCCGACGTCGCGCCCCTGGTGGCGGAAGGCCAATACGTTTGGGCCAACACCCCGCAGGTGCAGGCCCTGACCGGCGGCCCGGTCGACTTCGCCCTGCTGGCGGTGGGAGGCGTGCGCGCCGACTTGCCCGCCGGTGAGCTGCGACAGGGGGAGGCGGCCCTCAGCCTGCTGCCGTTCAAGAACCCGCTCAGCGTACTGACCCTCTCCGGCGCCGAGGTGCGGGCCCTGCTGACCGAAACCATCACGGCCACCCTGCCCGCCAACGCTCATGCGGGCAAGTTCCCCTATGGCGGCCATCTGCGTTACACCTTCAAGGAGACCGAAGCTGGCAAGGCGGGCCATCTGACCCGGCTGCAGTGGCAGACGGCCGAGGGTCAGTGGCAGGATCTGGTGAATGGGCGGCGCTACCGGGTGGTGACCAACGCCTACAGCGCCAACGGCAACGACGGCTGGCAGGCCCTGGCACGGGCGCAGCGTCAGAGTGCCGAAAGCCAGAGTACAGAACGCGTGGATCTCGCCTGGGTGGCGGGCCAGCTGACCGCCTTCCCGGTGCTGGCAGTGGCAAAGCGCGGCGAGCAGCTCGGCGCCGTCTATGGGCCGGGCGAGGCCCTCGACTGCAAGGCTGCCAACGTGGATTGCGGCACAGATGCGGCCTCGTTCGTGGACTATGTGCGTTATGCCCGCCCCCTGGTGACCGCCCTGGATGAAGAGACGGTGACTCTGCTGCGTGCCGGTCAAGTCGACGCCCCCTGA
- the pth gene encoding aminoacyl-tRNA hydrolase, giving the protein MTHQIKLIVGLGNPGPEYAKTRHNAGAWYVEQLARWHNVSLREEPKFFGHTARILVEGQDVRLLIPNTYMNLSGKAVAALARFYQIVPEEILVAHDELDLPPGIAKFKQGGGHGGHNGLKDIIARMGNNNNFFRLRLGIGHPGAKELVAGFVLTKAPSSEQSLIEAALDESLRATDILFKQDMTKAMNRLHSFKAEKV; this is encoded by the coding sequence GTGACGCATCAAATCAAACTGATTGTCGGGCTGGGTAATCCCGGCCCCGAATACGCCAAGACCCGCCACAACGCGGGGGCCTGGTATGTGGAGCAACTGGCCCGCTGGCACAATGTCAGCCTGCGCGAAGAGCCCAAGTTCTTCGGCCACACCGCCCGCATCCTGGTGGAGGGGCAGGATGTGCGGCTGCTCATCCCGAACACCTACATGAACCTCTCCGGCAAGGCGGTGGCGGCGCTGGCCCGCTTCTACCAGATAGTCCCCGAAGAGATACTGGTGGCCCACGACGAACTGGATCTGCCCCCCGGCATCGCCAAGTTCAAGCAGGGCGGTGGCCACGGCGGCCACAACGGCCTCAAGGACATCATCGCCAGGATGGGCAACAACAATAACTTCTTCCGGCTGCGCCTCGGGATCGGTCATCCCGGTGCCAAGGAGCTGGTCGCCGGCTTCGTGCTGACCAAGGCGCCCAGCAGTGAACAGAGCCTGATCGAGGCCGCACTGGATGAGTCCTTGCGCGCCACCGATATCCTGTTCAAGCAGGACATGACCAAGGCCATGAACCGGCTGCACAGCTTCAAGGCTGAAAAAGTATAG
- the ychF gene encoding redox-regulated ATPase YchF — protein MGFKCGIVGLPNVGKSTLFNALTKAGIEAANFPFCTIEPNTGVVPMPDPRLDQLAAIINPQRVVPTTMEFVDIAGLVAGASKGEGLGNQFLANIRETEAIGHVVRCFEDENIIHVAGKVSPADDIEVINTELALSDLDACERAIHRQSKRAKGGDKDAKLEVETLEKIRVALENGQMIRGMKLDKEELAAVSHLNFLTLKPTMYIANVAEDGFDNNPFLDKVREIAAAENAVVVVVCCAIEADIAELDDADRAEFMADLGIEEPGLNRVIRSGYELLNLQTYFTAGVKEVRAWTIPVGATAPQAAGKIHTDFEKGFIRAQTIAFDDFITYKGEQGAKEAGKMRAEGKDYIVKDGDIMNFLFNV, from the coding sequence ATGGGTTTTAAATGCGGTATCGTGGGCCTGCCCAATGTAGGCAAATCCACCCTGTTCAATGCGCTGACCAAGGCCGGCATCGAAGCCGCCAACTTTCCGTTCTGCACCATTGAGCCGAACACGGGTGTGGTCCCCATGCCGGATCCCCGCCTCGACCAGCTGGCGGCCATCATCAACCCCCAGCGTGTCGTACCGACCACCATGGAATTCGTGGACATCGCCGGCCTGGTGGCGGGTGCCTCCAAGGGTGAGGGTCTGGGCAACCAGTTCCTGGCCAACATCCGTGAGACCGAAGCCATCGGCCACGTGGTGCGCTGCTTCGAGGACGAGAACATCATCCACGTTGCCGGCAAGGTCTCCCCGGCCGATGACATCGAGGTGATCAACACCGAGCTGGCCCTGTCGGATCTGGACGCCTGCGAGCGCGCCATCCACCGTCAGTCCAAGCGCGCCAAGGGCGGCGACAAGGATGCCAAGCTGGAAGTGGAAACCCTGGAAAAGATTCGGGTTGCCCTGGAAAACGGCCAGATGATCCGCGGCATGAAGCTGGACAAGGAAGAGCTGGCGGCCGTCAGCCACCTCAACTTCCTGACCTTGAAGCCCACCATGTACATCGCCAACGTGGCGGAAGATGGCTTCGACAACAACCCCTTCCTCGACAAGGTGCGTGAAATCGCCGCCGCCGAGAACGCCGTTGTGGTCGTGGTCTGCTGCGCCATCGAGGCGGACATCGCCGAGCTGGACGACGCCGACCGCGCCGAGTTCATGGCCGATCTGGGGATCGAAGAGCCGGGTCTGAACCGGGTGATCCGCTCAGGTTACGAGCTGCTGAACCTGCAGACCTACTTCACCGCCGGGGTGAAGGAAGTGCGCGCCTGGACCATTCCGGTCGGCGCCACCGCCCCGCAGGCGGCGGGCAAGATCCACACCGACTTTGAAAAAGGCTTTATTCGCGCCCAGACCATCGCCTTCGACGACTTTATCACCTACAAGGGTGAGCAAGGCGCCAAGGAAGCGGGCAAGATGCGCGCCGAAGGGAAAGACTACATCGTCAAGGATGGCGATATCATGAACTTCCTGTTCAACGTCTAA